Proteins encoded in a region of the Ancylobacter sp. SL191 genome:
- a CDS encoding pyruvate dehydrogenase complex dihydrolipoamide acetyltransferase: MPIDILMPALSPTMEKGNLAKWLKKEGDKVAPGDVIAEIETDKATMEVEAIDEGVLAKILVPEGSADVPVNQLIAVLATEGEDATAIAAGGAAPKAEAPKADAPKAAEPAVAPAPAAAPVAAAPAAAPATAGERIFASPLARRLAKDKGVDLAAVKGSGPRGRIVAADVATAQPGAAKPVAAAAPAPAAAAPAPAAAPTPVAAAPSNAAVLELAKAYYEPGTYEEIPLDGMRRVIAQRMTEARQTVPTFYLTVDCDMDALMKLREELNKAAPEKDGKPSYKLSVNDFVIKAYALAFQQVPDANMVWGGDRYLKLKHSDIGVAVAIDGGKGLLTPIIRKAETKTLSAISNETRDLAIRARNKKLAPNEYQGGSSAISNLGMFGMKHFTAIINPPHATILAVGASEQRAVVKGGQLAVATQMTVTISCDHRVMDGAMGAQLLSAFKAIIEKPMSMLV; the protein is encoded by the coding sequence ATGCCCATCGACATCCTGATGCCGGCCCTGTCTCCGACCATGGAGAAGGGCAACCTCGCAAAGTGGTTGAAGAAGGAAGGCGACAAGGTCGCGCCGGGTGACGTCATCGCCGAGATCGAGACCGACAAGGCGACGATGGAGGTCGAGGCGATCGACGAGGGCGTGCTCGCCAAGATCCTCGTGCCGGAAGGCTCGGCCGACGTGCCGGTGAACCAGCTCATCGCCGTGCTCGCCACCGAGGGCGAGGACGCCACCGCCATCGCCGCCGGCGGCGCCGCTCCCAAGGCGGAAGCGCCCAAGGCTGACGCGCCCAAGGCCGCCGAACCCGCCGTGGCTCCGGCCCCCGCGGCCGCGCCCGTCGCTGCGGCTCCCGCTGCCGCGCCGGCCACCGCGGGCGAGCGCATCTTCGCCTCGCCGCTGGCCCGTCGCCTCGCCAAGGACAAGGGCGTCGACCTCGCTGCCGTGAAGGGTTCCGGCCCGCGCGGGCGCATTGTCGCCGCCGATGTCGCCACCGCCCAGCCGGGCGCCGCCAAGCCTGTAGCGGCCGCTGCCCCGGCTCCGGCCGCGGCGGCTCCCGCACCTGCCGCTGCGCCGACGCCGGTCGCGGCCGCGCCGTCCAACGCCGCCGTGCTGGAACTGGCCAAGGCCTATTACGAGCCGGGCACCTATGAGGAGATCCCGCTCGACGGGATGCGCCGCGTCATCGCCCAGCGCATGACCGAGGCCCGCCAGACCGTGCCGACCTTCTACCTGACGGTGGATTGCGACATGGACGCGCTGATGAAGCTGCGCGAGGAGCTGAACAAGGCGGCGCCCGAGAAGGATGGCAAGCCGTCCTACAAGCTCTCGGTCAACGACTTCGTCATCAAGGCCTACGCGCTCGCCTTCCAGCAGGTGCCGGATGCCAATATGGTGTGGGGCGGCGACCGCTACCTCAAGCTGAAGCACTCTGACATCGGCGTCGCCGTGGCGATCGACGGTGGCAAGGGCCTGCTCACCCCGATCATCCGCAAGGCCGAGACCAAGACGCTCTCCGCGATCTCCAACGAGACCCGCGACCTCGCCATCCGCGCCCGCAACAAGAAGCTGGCGCCGAACGAGTACCAGGGCGGCTCCTCGGCCATCTCCAATCTCGGCATGTTCGGGATGAAGCACTTCACCGCCATCATCAACCCGCCGCACGCGACCATCCTCGCGGTCGGCGCGAGCGAGCAGCGCGCGGTGGTGAAGGGCGGCCAGCTCGCCGTCGCCACGCAGATGACCGTTACCATTTCCTGCGATCACCGGGTGATGGACGGCGCCATGGGCGCCCAGCTTCTCAGCGCCTTCAAGGCGATCATCGAGAAGCCGATGTCCATGCTGGTCTGA
- a CDS encoding CinA family protein encodes MTDQHHADAIALEAIRVLDLCRARGLTVATAESCTGGLVAGALTEIAGSSDVVDRGLVTYSNTAKQQMLGVAPATLAAHGAVSAETAREMVMGLLRVAGTSLGVSITGIAGPGGGSASKPVGLVHFAAASVGGRRIERREVFAGQDRAGVRRLSVLTALAMLAELAAQEPVTP; translated from the coding sequence ATGACCGATCAGCATCACGCCGACGCCATCGCACTGGAAGCCATCCGGGTGCTCGACCTCTGCCGCGCGCGTGGCCTGACCGTCGCCACGGCGGAATCCTGCACCGGGGGACTGGTCGCCGGGGCACTGACGGAGATCGCCGGCTCCTCGGATGTGGTCGACCGCGGCCTCGTCACCTATTCCAACACGGCCAAGCAGCAGATGCTCGGCGTCGCGCCGGCGACGCTCGCCGCCCATGGCGCGGTGAGCGCGGAGACGGCGCGGGAGATGGTCATGGGGCTCCTGCGCGTCGCTGGAACCTCGCTCGGCGTCTCCATCACCGGCATTGCCGGTCCCGGCGGCGGCTCGGCATCAAAGCCGGTCGGGCTCGTGCATTTCGCGGCGGCGAGCGTGGGCGGGCGGCGGATCGAGCGGCGGGAGGTTTTCGCCGGGCAGGACCGCGCGGGCGTGCGGCGGCTCTCGGTGCTCACCGCGCTGGCCATGCTCGCCGAGCTGGCGGCTCAGGAACCCGTGACGCCCTGA
- a CDS encoding pyruvate dehydrogenase complex E1 component subunit beta, with the protein MPTEILMPALSPTMEKGNLAKWLKKEGDAVKSGDVIAEIETDKATMEVEAIDEGTLGKILVPEGTQDVAVNTPIAVILADGEDANAVSAPAPQAAESAPPVAAAPLEPSPVAAAAPAAPAIINSAVANPPQPEALPEPDVPEGTEFVNQTMREALRDAMAEEMRRDGDVFVMGEEVAEYQGAYKITQGLLQEFGAKRVIDTPITEHGFAGVGVGAAMAGLKPIVEFMTFNFAMQAIDQIINSAAKTLYMSGGQIQCSIVFRGPNGAAARVAAQHSQDYTAWYSHIPGLKVVAPFTAADAKGLLKAAIRDPNPIIFLENEILYGHSSPVPKLDDYIVPIGKAKIARPGKDVTLVAWSIGMNYALKAAEELSKLGIEAEVIDLRTIRPMDVDTILASVKKTGRCVTVEEGWHQSGVGAEIVAQLMEKAFDYLDAPVLRVTGKDVPMPYAANLEKLALPSVQDVIDAARAVTYR; encoded by the coding sequence ATGCCGACCGAAATTCTGATGCCGGCCCTGTCTCCGACCATGGAGAAGGGAAATCTGGCCAAGTGGCTCAAGAAAGAAGGCGATGCGGTCAAGTCCGGCGACGTGATCGCCGAGATCGAGACCGACAAGGCCACCATGGAGGTCGAGGCGATCGACGAGGGCACCCTCGGCAAGATCCTCGTGCCCGAGGGGACGCAGGACGTCGCGGTGAACACGCCGATCGCGGTCATCCTGGCCGATGGCGAGGATGCGAACGCGGTGAGCGCGCCGGCTCCGCAGGCCGCCGAATCGGCCCCGCCGGTGGCTGCCGCCCCGCTTGAGCCCTCCCCGGTCGCCGCCGCGGCCCCGGCTGCGCCCGCCATCATCAATTCGGCCGTCGCCAACCCGCCGCAGCCCGAGGCGCTGCCGGAGCCGGACGTGCCGGAGGGCACCGAGTTCGTGAACCAGACCATGCGCGAGGCGCTGCGCGACGCCATGGCCGAGGAAATGCGCCGCGACGGCGACGTCTTCGTCATGGGCGAGGAAGTCGCCGAGTATCAGGGCGCCTACAAGATCACCCAGGGGCTCCTTCAGGAGTTCGGCGCCAAGCGCGTCATCGACACCCCGATCACCGAGCACGGCTTCGCCGGCGTCGGCGTCGGCGCGGCGATGGCGGGGCTGAAGCCCATCGTCGAGTTCATGACCTTCAACTTCGCCATGCAGGCGATCGACCAGATCATCAACTCGGCCGCCAAGACGCTCTATATGTCCGGCGGGCAGATCCAGTGCTCCATCGTGTTCCGTGGCCCGAACGGCGCCGCCGCCCGCGTCGCCGCCCAGCACAGCCAGGACTACACCGCCTGGTACAGCCACATCCCCGGCCTCAAGGTCGTCGCCCCCTTCACGGCGGCCGATGCCAAGGGCCTGCTCAAGGCGGCGATCCGCGACCCGAACCCGATCATCTTCCTTGAGAACGAGATCCTGTACGGCCACTCCTCGCCGGTGCCGAAGCTCGACGACTACATCGTCCCGATCGGCAAGGCGAAGATCGCCCGGCCGGGCAAGGACGTGACGCTGGTCGCCTGGTCCATCGGCATGAACTACGCGCTCAAGGCCGCCGAGGAGCTCTCCAAGCTCGGCATCGAGGCGGAAGTCATCGACCTGCGTACCATCCGCCCGATGGATGTCGACACCATCCTCGCCTCGGTGAAGAAGACCGGGCGCTGCGTGACGGTGGAAGAGGGCTGGCACCAGTCCGGCGTCGGCGCCGAGATCGTCGCCCAGCTCATGGAGAAGGCGTTCGACTATCTCGACGCCCCCGTGCTGCGCGTCACCGGCAAGGACGTGCCGATGCCCTACGCCGCCAACCTCGAAAAGCTCGCTTTGCCGTCGGTGCAGGACGTGATCGACGCCGCCCGCGCCGTCACCTATCGCTGA
- the lpdA gene encoding dihydrolipoyl dehydrogenase has translation MANTYDVLFIGSGPGGYVGAIRAAQLGLKVGVIERQYVGGICPNWGCIPAKALLRSAEIYHYIEHAKDYGLVAEKFGVDIAGVVKRSRGISAQMSNGVGFLLKKNKVDVIWGQATLTAPGKVTVTAAVAPETPPKGVLPPGEYTAKNIVIATGARPRALPGIEPDKKLIWTYFEALAPAAVPKSLLIMGSGAIGVEFASFYKAMGSDVTIVELLPQILPVEDEEIAEHAKKRFEKQGIKILTGAKVSKVVKGADSVTATVETADGKSQTITADRLISAVGVVGNIENLGLETLGVKTDRGCVVIDGLCRTNVPGLWAIGDVAGPPMLAHKAEHEGVIAAEAIAGKHAHPMDKLMIPGCTYCMPQIASVGLTERKAKDAGYEIKVGRFPFIGNGKAVALGEAEGMVKTIFDAKTGRLLGAHLVGAEVTEMIQGFVLAMNLETTEEELINAVFPHPTVSETMHESVLAAFGRAIHM, from the coding sequence ATGGCGAACACCTACGACGTTCTCTTCATCGGCTCGGGCCCCGGCGGTTATGTCGGGGCCATCCGCGCCGCCCAGCTCGGTCTCAAGGTCGGCGTCATCGAGCGGCAATATGTCGGCGGCATCTGCCCGAACTGGGGCTGCATCCCGGCCAAGGCGCTGCTGCGCTCGGCCGAGATCTACCACTATATCGAGCACGCCAAGGATTACGGCCTCGTCGCCGAGAAGTTCGGCGTCGATATTGCCGGGGTGGTGAAGCGCTCGCGCGGCATCTCCGCCCAGATGAGCAATGGCGTCGGCTTTCTGCTGAAGAAGAACAAGGTCGACGTGATCTGGGGGCAGGCGACGCTGACCGCTCCCGGCAAGGTCACGGTGACCGCCGCCGTCGCGCCGGAGACGCCGCCCAAGGGCGTGCTGCCGCCCGGCGAGTACACGGCGAAGAACATCGTCATCGCCACCGGCGCCCGCCCGCGCGCGCTGCCCGGCATCGAGCCGGACAAGAAGCTGATCTGGACCTATTTCGAGGCGCTGGCGCCGGCCGCCGTGCCGAAGTCGCTCCTCATCATGGGCTCGGGCGCCATCGGCGTCGAATTCGCTTCCTTCTACAAGGCGATGGGCTCGGACGTGACCATTGTCGAGCTGCTGCCGCAGATTCTCCCCGTCGAGGATGAGGAGATCGCCGAGCACGCCAAGAAGCGCTTCGAGAAGCAGGGCATCAAGATTCTCACCGGCGCCAAGGTCTCCAAGGTGGTGAAGGGCGCGGACAGCGTCACCGCCACGGTCGAGACGGCGGACGGCAAGAGCCAGACCATTACCGCCGACCGGCTGATTTCCGCCGTCGGCGTGGTCGGCAACATCGAGAATCTCGGCCTTGAGACGCTCGGCGTGAAGACCGATCGCGGCTGCGTGGTGATTGACGGCCTCTGCCGCACCAATGTGCCGGGCCTGTGGGCCATTGGCGATGTCGCCGGCCCGCCCATGCTCGCCCACAAGGCCGAGCATGAGGGCGTGATCGCGGCGGAAGCCATCGCCGGTAAGCATGCCCACCCGATGGACAAGCTGATGATCCCCGGCTGCACCTATTGCATGCCGCAGATCGCTTCCGTCGGCCTCACCGAGAGGAAGGCGAAGGACGCCGGCTACGAGATCAAGGTCGGCCGCTTCCCCTTCATCGGCAATGGCAAGGCCGTGGCGCTCGGCGAAGCCGAGGGGATGGTGAAGACCATTTTCGACGCCAAGACCGGCCGCCTGCTCGGCGCGCATCTGGTCGGCGCCGAGGTCACCGAGATGATCCAGGGCTTCGTGCTGGCGATGAATCTCGAGACCACCGAGGAAGAACTGATCAACGCGGTGTTCCCGCACCCGACGGTGTCCGAGACCATGCATGAAAGCGTGCTCGCCGCCTTCGGTCGCGCCATCCATATGTGA
- a CDS encoding bifunctional 2-C-methyl-D-erythritol 4-phosphate cytidylyltransferase/2-C-methyl-D-erythritol 2,4-cyclodiphosphate synthase has protein sequence MRIDVIVVAAGRGQRAGTGIPKQFRRVGGTTVLRRTLQGFLGEPGIRQVLPVINPEHAALCAESTEGLCGILTPVFGGATRQASVRAGLEALADDPPDLVLIHDAARPFLTARLVADAIAAASAHGAAIPALHLVDTVKALGDAATLATGPDRDRLRTVQTPQAFHYPLILNAHRAATRDDLTDDAAVAEAAGHRVVAFPGDPANVKLTTPEDFVTAERRLAADLLDVRTATGFDVHAFGDGDHVMLGGVKIPFESGLAGHSDADVVLHALTDALLGTVASADIGYHFPPSDPQWKGAASDRFLAHAADLVRQAGGLITHLDTTVICEAPKIGPHREAMRQRIAEIVDISPARVSVKATTSEKLGFTGRREGIAALAAATVRLPWID, from the coding sequence ATGCGCATAGACGTGATCGTGGTGGCGGCAGGGCGCGGGCAACGGGCCGGCACGGGTATTCCCAAGCAGTTTCGCCGGGTTGGCGGCACCACGGTGCTGCGCCGGACGCTCCAGGGCTTTCTCGGCGAGCCCGGCATCCGCCAGGTGCTGCCGGTGATCAATCCCGAACACGCCGCGCTCTGCGCCGAATCGACCGAAGGCCTGTGTGGTATTTTGACACCGGTTTTCGGCGGGGCGACGCGTCAGGCCTCGGTCCGCGCCGGGCTGGAGGCACTGGCGGACGACCCGCCGGACCTCGTTCTGATCCATGACGCCGCCCGCCCCTTCCTCACCGCCCGGCTGGTGGCGGACGCCATCGCGGCCGCCAGCGCCCATGGCGCGGCCATTCCCGCCCTGCACCTCGTCGATACGGTGAAGGCGCTCGGTGACGCCGCGACGCTCGCCACGGGGCCGGACCGCGACCGGCTGCGCACCGTGCAGACCCCGCAGGCCTTCCATTACCCGTTGATTCTCAACGCACATCGCGCCGCCACCCGCGACGACCTGACCGATGATGCCGCCGTCGCCGAGGCGGCCGGTCATCGCGTCGTCGCGTTTCCCGGCGACCCCGCCAATGTCAAACTCACCACGCCCGAGGATTTCGTGACCGCCGAACGCCGCCTCGCCGCCGACCTCCTCGATGTGCGCACCGCCACGGGCTTCGATGTCCATGCCTTTGGCGACGGCGATCATGTGATGCTCGGCGGTGTAAAAATACCGTTCGAGTCGGGCCTCGCCGGCCATTCGGACGCCGATGTCGTGCTGCACGCTCTTACCGATGCACTTCTGGGAACGGTCGCAAGTGCCGATATCGGCTATCATTTTCCACCGTCTGACCCACAGTGGAAAGGCGCCGCCTCTGACCGTTTTCTCGCCCATGCGGCTGATCTCGTGCGGCAGGCGGGCGGGCTCATCACCCATCTCGACACGACGGTAATATGTGAGGCGCCGAAGATCGGTCCGCACCGCGAGGCCATGCGCCAGCGCATCGCGGAGATCGTCGATATCTCCCCGGCGCGGGTCTCGGTGAAGGCGACCACCAGCGAAAAGCTGGGCTTCACCGGCCGCCGCGAAGGCATCGCAGCCCTCGCCGCGGCGACCGTTCGTCTGCCCTGGATCGACTAA
- the dusB gene encoding tRNA dihydrouridine synthase DusB — MILSAFPNTPLPIGPVPVPNRVVLAPMAGITDAPLRRMALRYGAGLVVSEMVASDALARGHEETVLRAEGDGVAIHAVQLAGNEPASMAYAAQIAEGAGAAIIDINMGCPAKRVTTGLAGSALLRDLDLATRIVEAVVGAVKVPVTLKTRLGWDDTATVAPELARRAEAIGVQLVTIHGRTRCQFYTGQADWGAIRAISEAVAIPVLANGDLVEADDAPAMLAASGAAGVMIGRGAQGRPWFPGQVATRLATGRVPSDPGLAEQREVLLELYDGWLAHYGRELGIRCARKHIGWALAAAAQSAGREPERARFWRQRLLTLGEPAQVVAGLRDAYDDLAWRHAA; from the coding sequence TTGATCCTTTCCGCGTTTCCCAACACCCCCTTACCGATCGGGCCGGTTCCGGTGCCGAACCGCGTGGTGCTGGCGCCGATGGCCGGCATCACCGACGCGCCCTTGCGCCGTATGGCGTTGCGCTACGGGGCCGGGCTGGTCGTCTCGGAGATGGTGGCCTCCGACGCGCTGGCGCGCGGCCATGAGGAAACGGTGCTGCGGGCCGAGGGCGACGGTGTCGCCATCCATGCCGTGCAGCTCGCCGGCAACGAGCCGGCCTCCATGGCCTATGCCGCGCAGATCGCCGAAGGGGCGGGTGCGGCCATCATCGACATCAATATGGGCTGCCCGGCCAAGCGCGTGACCACCGGCCTCGCCGGCTCGGCGCTGCTGCGCGATCTCGATCTCGCCACCCGCATCGTCGAGGCCGTCGTCGGCGCCGTGAAGGTGCCGGTGACGCTGAAGACCCGTTTGGGGTGGGATGATACCGCAACCGTCGCCCCGGAGCTCGCCCGGCGTGCGGAGGCGATCGGCGTGCAGCTCGTCACCATTCATGGCCGCACCCGCTGCCAGTTCTACACCGGCCAGGCCGATTGGGGCGCCATCCGGGCGATTTCCGAGGCGGTCGCCATTCCCGTTCTGGCCAATGGCGATCTGGTCGAGGCGGACGACGCCCCCGCCATGCTCGCCGCCTCCGGCGCCGCCGGTGTGATGATCGGGCGCGGCGCGCAGGGCCGCCCCTGGTTCCCCGGCCAGGTCGCGACACGGCTGGCCACCGGCCGCGTGCCGTCCGATCCAGGACTCGCCGAGCAGCGTGAGGTTCTTCTGGAGCTTTATGACGGCTGGCTGGCCCATTATGGCCGCGAGCTCGGCATTCGCTGCGCCCGCAAGCATATCGGCTGGGCACTGGCGGCCGCCGCGCAGAGCGCCGGGCGGGAGCCCGAGCGCGCCCGCTTCTGGCGTCAGCGTCTGCTGACGCTCGGTGAGCCCGCCCAGGTCGTCGCCGGCCTTCGCGATGCCTATGACGACCTCGCATGGAGACACGCGGCATGA
- a CDS encoding type II toxin-antitoxin system RatA family toxin has protein sequence MPSFRNKRTVGHSAPNMFDLVADVEHYPEFVPLCESLSVRRRVASGDGVDILVADMTVAYKVFRESFTSRVTLDRPRLSIVVEYLDGPFSRLENRWTFKPQGDRACEVEFYISYEFRSRTLGLLMGAMFDAAFRRFADAFEQRADEVYRTQGVTGS, from the coding sequence ATGCCGTCCTTTCGTAACAAGCGGACGGTCGGCCACTCGGCCCCGAACATGTTCGACCTTGTGGCGGATGTGGAGCATTACCCGGAATTCGTCCCGCTCTGCGAGAGCCTGTCGGTGCGCCGGCGGGTGGCGAGCGGGGACGGGGTCGACATTCTCGTCGCCGACATGACGGTCGCCTACAAGGTGTTCCGCGAGAGCTTCACCAGCCGGGTGACGCTGGACCGGCCGCGCCTCTCCATCGTCGTCGAATATCTCGACGGGCCGTTCAGCCGGCTGGAGAACCGCTGGACCTTCAAGCCGCAGGGCGACCGGGCCTGCGAGGTCGAGTTCTATATTTCCTACGAGTTCCGCTCGCGCACGCTGGGCCTGCTCATGGGCGCGATGTTCGACGCGGCCTTTCGCCGCTTCGCCGATGCTTTCGAGCAGCGGGCGGACGAGGTCTACCGCACTCAGGGCGTCACGGGTTCCTGA
- the pdhA gene encoding pyruvate dehydrogenase (acetyl-transferring) E1 component subunit alpha: protein MVTAAKKSAASTTVGKAPAAPRTTGRRADKVSSVLEFSKADELEAYRRMLEIRRFEEKAGQLYGMGLIGGFCHLYIGQEAVVVGMQAALKPGDQVITGYRDHGHMLACGMDPKGVMAELTGRRGGYSKGKGGSMHMFSIEKGFFGGHGIVGAQVSLGTGLAFANHYRDNGNVTLAYFGDGAANQGQVYESFNMAELWKLPVVYIIENNKYAMGTAVNRASAQTDFSKRGTSFNIPGEQVDGMDVRAVKAAGERAVEFARSGKGPYILEMLTYRYRGHSMSDPAKYRSKEEVQKMRTEHDPIEQVRARLLEKKWASEEDLKAIDAEIRDAMNAAADFASHDPEPDPSELYTDILR, encoded by the coding sequence ATGGTAACTGCCGCGAAGAAGTCGGCCGCCAGCACGACCGTCGGAAAAGCCCCCGCCGCCCCGAGGACCACGGGCCGCCGCGCGGACAAGGTTTCGTCGGTGCTCGAATTCTCCAAGGCAGATGAGCTTGAAGCGTATCGCCGGATGCTCGAGATCCGCCGCTTCGAGGAAAAGGCCGGCCAGCTCTACGGCATGGGTCTGATCGGCGGCTTCTGCCACCTCTATATCGGCCAGGAAGCCGTCGTCGTCGGTATGCAGGCGGCGCTCAAGCCGGGCGATCAGGTCATCACCGGCTATCGCGACCACGGCCACATGCTGGCCTGCGGCATGGACCCCAAGGGCGTCATGGCCGAGCTCACCGGCCGCCGTGGCGGCTATTCCAAGGGCAAGGGCGGCTCGATGCACATGTTCAGCATCGAGAAGGGCTTCTTCGGCGGTCACGGCATCGTCGGCGCCCAGGTCTCGCTCGGCACCGGTCTCGCCTTCGCCAATCATTACCGTGACAACGGCAATGTCACCCTGGCCTATTTCGGCGACGGCGCCGCCAATCAGGGCCAGGTCTATGAGAGCTTCAACATGGCGGAGCTGTGGAAGCTGCCCGTCGTGTACATCATCGAGAACAACAAATACGCCATGGGCACCGCAGTGAACCGCGCCTCCGCCCAGACCGACTTCTCCAAGCGCGGCACCTCGTTCAACATTCCCGGCGAGCAGGTCGACGGCATGGATGTGCGCGCGGTCAAGGCCGCCGGCGAGCGCGCAGTCGAGTTCGCCCGCTCCGGCAAGGGCCCCTACATCCTCGAAATGCTCACCTACCGCTATCGCGGCCACTCCATGTCGGACCCGGCCAAGTACCGGTCCAAGGAGGAGGTGCAGAAGATGCGCACCGAGCATGACCCGATCGAGCAGGTGCGGGCCCGCCTTCTGGAGAAGAAGTGGGCCAGCGAGGAGGATCTGAAGGCGATCGACGCCGAGATCCGCGACGCGATGAACGCCGCCGCCGATTTCGCCAGCCACGATCCCGAGCCCGATCCGTCCGAGCTCTACACCGACATTCTGCGCTGA
- a CDS encoding GlsB/YeaQ/YmgE family stress response membrane protein: protein MTGVGIFGAIIIGIFAGWIAEKALGRSHGLLTNLFVGLIGSLLGALLFSTLNISVQAGWIGSLIVSSVGAIVLLFLLGLFRR, encoded by the coding sequence ATGACGGGTGTTGGCATTTTCGGCGCGATCATCATCGGCATCTTCGCCGGCTGGATCGCGGAGAAGGCTTTGGGTCGCAGCCACGGGCTGCTGACCAATCTTTTCGTCGGTCTCATCGGTTCGCTGCTCGGCGCGCTGCTGTTCTCCACGCTGAACATCAGCGTTCAGGCCGGCTGGATCGGCAGCCTCATCGTCTCGTCGGTCGGCGCCATCGTGCTGCTGTTCCTGCTGGGCCTGTTCCGGCGCTGA
- the lipA gene encoding lipoyl synthase — MVVVLNTLNRALEKPRHPEKVKRAETPVLKKPDWIRVRAPGTPGWQETANIVRANGLVTVCEEASCPNIGECWQKKHATFMIMGDTCTRACAFCNVRTGMPGPLDQDEPQKVADAVARLGLEHVVITSVDRDDLADGGAEHFARTIRAIRATSPKTTIEILTPDFLRKDGALEVVVEARPDVFNHNLECVPSLYLKVRPGARYFHSLRLLQRVKELDPTIFTKSGIMVGLGEVRNEVLQLMDDLRSAEIDFMTIGQYLQPTRKHHPVMAFITPDEFKSYETIAYAKGFLMVSSSPLTRSSHHAGEDFARLRSARAAKLGSAVAAPLMTA, encoded by the coding sequence ATGGTCGTCGTCCTCAACACGCTGAACCGCGCTCTCGAAAAGCCGCGCCACCCGGAAAAGGTGAAGCGCGCCGAGACGCCCGTGCTCAAGAAGCCGGACTGGATCCGCGTCCGCGCGCCCGGCACGCCCGGCTGGCAGGAAACCGCGAACATCGTCCGCGCCAATGGTCTCGTCACCGTGTGCGAGGAGGCGAGCTGCCCGAATATCGGCGAGTGCTGGCAGAAGAAGCACGCGACCTTCATGATCATGGGCGACACCTGCACGCGCGCCTGTGCCTTCTGCAATGTGCGCACCGGCATGCCCGGCCCGCTGGACCAGGACGAGCCGCAGAAGGTGGCGGATGCCGTCGCCCGGCTCGGGCTCGAGCATGTCGTCATCACCTCGGTGGACCGCGACGATCTGGCGGACGGCGGCGCCGAGCATTTCGCCCGCACCATCCGCGCCATTCGCGCCACCAGCCCGAAAACCACCATCGAGATTCTCACCCCCGATTTCCTGCGCAAGGACGGGGCGCTGGAGGTGGTGGTCGAAGCGCGGCCGGACGTGTTCAACCACAATCTGGAATGCGTCCCCTCGCTCTACCTCAAGGTCCGCCCCGGTGCGCGCTACTTCCACTCGCTGCGCCTCCTGCAGCGGGTGAAGGAGCTTGACCCGACCATTTTCACCAAGTCCGGCATCATGGTCGGGCTCGGCGAGGTCCGGAACGAGGTGCTCCAGCTCATGGACGATCTGCGCTCGGCGGAGATCGACTTCATGACCATCGGCCAGTACCTCCAGCCGACCCGCAAGCATCACCCGGTCATGGCCTTCATCACGCCGGACGAGTTCAAGTCCTACGAGACCATCGCCTATGCCAAGGGCTTCCTGATGGTCTCGTCGAGCCCGCTGACGCGCTCCTCGCACCATGCCGGCGAGGATTTCGCACGGCTGCGCAGCGCGCGGGCGGCCAAGCTCGGCAGCGCCGTCGCCGCGCCGCTGATGACCGCCTGA